A single Candidatus Methylomirabilota bacterium DNA region contains:
- a CDS encoding GuaB3 family IMP dehydrogenase-related protein: MGMWVGRGRKARAAYGFDDIALVPGALTINPSEVDISWELCGHRFPIPIIAAAMDGVVSPSFAIEMGRVGGLAVLNLEGIFSRYDNPDVVLDRITSASLEEATKIIQGIYSEPIKEELIHKRISEIKKGGGPVLVSSIPQRAERFAKIAEEAGADFFVVQSTVTTARHIASEYTPVDLRSLKKHLSIPLIIGNVVTYEACLELMDCGVDALLIGVGPGAACTSREVLGLGVPQVTATADSAAARDFYYKKTGRYVPIITDGGMTTGGDICKALASGADAVMIGSAFARAKEAPGRGYHWGMATPHSNLPRGTRIRVGIAGPLEQILFGPAFTEDGTLNLVGAIRTCMGSVGAMNVRELQQTELIIAPSIKTEGKVFQRAQKLGTPR, translated from the coding sequence ATGGGCATGTGGGTCGGGCGGGGCCGGAAGGCCCGGGCGGCGTACGGCTTCGATGACATTGCGCTGGTTCCCGGCGCCCTGACCATCAATCCCAGCGAGGTGGACATCTCCTGGGAGCTGTGCGGCCATCGCTTCCCGATCCCGATCATCGCGGCGGCCATGGACGGGGTGGTGAGCCCGTCGTTCGCCATCGAGATGGGGCGGGTGGGTGGCCTCGCGGTGCTCAACCTCGAGGGCATCTTCTCCCGCTACGACAATCCCGACGTCGTGCTCGATCGCATCACCTCCGCCAGCCTGGAAGAAGCCACCAAGATCATCCAGGGCATCTACAGCGAGCCCATCAAGGAAGAGCTGATCCACAAGCGCATCAGCGAGATCAAGAAGGGCGGCGGCCCGGTGCTGGTCTCCTCAATCCCGCAGCGCGCCGAGCGCTTCGCCAAGATCGCGGAGGAGGCGGGCGCCGACTTCTTCGTGGTGCAGTCCACCGTCACCACCGCGCGGCACATCGCCAGCGAGTACACGCCGGTCGACCTGCGCAGCCTCAAGAAGCACCTGTCGATCCCGCTCATCATCGGCAACGTCGTCACCTACGAGGCCTGCCTCGAGCTGATGGACTGTGGCGTCGACGCGCTGCTGATCGGAGTGGGGCCCGGCGCGGCGTGCACGAGCCGCGAGGTGCTCGGCCTGGGCGTGCCGCAGGTGACCGCCACCGCCGACTCGGCCGCCGCGCGCGACTTCTACTACAAGAAGACCGGCCGCTACGTGCCGATCATCACGGACGGGGGCATGACCACCGGCGGCGACATCTGCAAGGCCCTGGCGTCCGGTGCCGACGCGGTCATGATCGGCTCCGCGTTCGCGCGGGCCAAGGAAGCTCCGGGCCGCGGCTATCACTGGGGCATGGCGACGCCGCACTCGAACCTGCCGCGCGGCACGCGCATCCGGGTGGGCATCGCGGGGCCGCTCGAGCAGATCCTGTTCGGGCCCGCCTTCACCGAGGACGGCACCCTGAACCTCGTGGGCGCCATCCGGACCTGCATGGGCTCGGTGGGCGCCATGAACGTTCGCGAGCTCCAGCAGACCGAGCTGATCATCGCGCCCTCGATCAAGACCGAGGGCAAGGTCTTCCAGCGCGCCCAGAAGCTGGGCACCCCTCGCTAG
- a CDS encoding valine--tRNA ligase — translation MSEIADRYDPTRVEPHWYAVWEERGYFHADVDSPRKPYCIVIPPPNVTGSLHLGHALNNTLQDVLIRYKRMDGYNTLWMPGTDHAGIATQYVVERQLEKEGKTKEDLGREAFVARVWQWREESGGTIIRQLKRLGASCDWARERFTMDPGLSAAVREVFVRLWEEGLIYQGDYIVNWCPRCQTVLSDLEVEREEQDAEFVYIKYGPLTLGTVRPETKLGDTAVAVHPQDKRYKKYVGKTLEVPSVEGTITLRVVADSAVDPKFGTGVIKVTPGHDPTDFEIGKRHDLPIRSVIGFDGKMTALAGKYAGLDRFETRKRIVEDMQALGLIDRIEPYRHSVGVCYRCRTVVEPLVSKQWYVRMKPLAEPAIKAVRSDKIKIIPRVWKKTYFHWMENIRDWAISRQLWWGHRIPVWYCDRDGSMHVSRTDLRECPQCGGPLRQDTDVLDTWFSSGLWPFSTLGWPESTPELGVFYPTSVLSTGFDILFFWVARMAMLGLKFMGDVPFRHVYIHALVRDAEGQKMSKSKGNVVDPLHVMDKYGTDAFRFTLAALAAQGRDIRLSEERIEGYRNFANKIWNAARLVLTNLEGYDPDLARRGAPSVADRWIVSRLTETTARVRKAIDTYRFNDAASAVYQFLWHEYCDWYLEIAKRSLYQPESPAARACTQRTLVETLETTLRLLHPFMPFISEELWQRLPHEGDPTAARSIMIAPFPKASRKGRDPEAERLMAPVLDVVSAIRTVRSESRISPAVQLEVLVRPGGPEVTAALEQAAAIIGSLARAGVTVSPDATRPPSSATATTPSGDVFVRLEGVVDFDAERQRLRKEVERARKEIAFLEGKLGRADFVERAPAEVVERERIRLAEQRQIEQKLTSSLAALE, via the coding sequence ATGAGCGAAATCGCGGACCGCTACGATCCGACGCGCGTCGAGCCTCACTGGTACGCCGTCTGGGAAGAGCGGGGCTACTTCCACGCCGACGTCGATTCGCCCAGGAAGCCGTACTGCATCGTCATCCCGCCGCCCAACGTGACCGGCTCGCTCCATCTCGGACACGCGCTCAACAACACCCTGCAGGACGTGCTCATCCGCTACAAGCGGATGGACGGCTACAACACGCTCTGGATGCCCGGCACCGATCACGCGGGCATTGCGACCCAGTACGTCGTCGAGCGGCAGCTCGAGAAGGAAGGCAAGACCAAGGAGGACCTCGGGCGGGAGGCTTTCGTGGCCCGGGTGTGGCAGTGGAGGGAGGAGTCCGGCGGCACCATCATCCGCCAGCTCAAGCGCCTCGGCGCCTCCTGCGACTGGGCCCGCGAGCGGTTCACGATGGATCCGGGGCTGTCGGCGGCGGTGCGCGAGGTGTTCGTCCGCCTCTGGGAGGAGGGGCTGATCTACCAGGGCGACTACATCGTCAACTGGTGCCCGCGCTGCCAGACCGTGCTCTCCGATCTCGAGGTCGAGCGCGAGGAGCAGGACGCCGAGTTCGTCTACATCAAGTACGGGCCGCTGACCCTCGGCACCGTGCGCCCCGAGACGAAGCTCGGCGACACCGCGGTCGCGGTGCATCCTCAGGACAAGCGCTACAAGAAGTACGTGGGCAAGACGCTCGAGGTGCCCTCGGTGGAGGGGACCATCACGCTCCGGGTGGTCGCCGACAGCGCGGTCGACCCAAAATTCGGCACCGGGGTCATCAAGGTCACGCCGGGTCACGATCCCACCGACTTCGAGATCGGCAAGCGCCACGACCTCCCGATCCGCAGCGTCATCGGCTTCGACGGCAAGATGACCGCGCTGGCCGGCAAGTACGCGGGCCTCGACCGCTTCGAGACGCGCAAGCGCATCGTCGAGGACATGCAGGCTCTCGGGCTCATCGACCGCATCGAGCCCTACCGGCACTCGGTGGGGGTGTGCTACCGCTGCCGGACGGTGGTCGAGCCGCTCGTCTCCAAGCAGTGGTACGTGCGCATGAAGCCGCTGGCCGAGCCGGCCATCAAGGCGGTGCGCTCGGACAAGATCAAGATCATCCCGCGCGTGTGGAAGAAGACCTACTTCCACTGGATGGAGAACATCCGCGACTGGGCCATCTCGCGGCAGCTGTGGTGGGGGCACCGCATCCCGGTGTGGTACTGCGACCGCGACGGCAGCATGCACGTGTCCCGCACCGATCTCCGCGAGTGCCCGCAGTGCGGCGGGCCGCTGCGGCAGGACACCGACGTGCTCGACACGTGGTTCTCGTCCGGGCTCTGGCCCTTCTCCACCCTCGGGTGGCCCGAGTCCACGCCCGAGCTCGGGGTGTTCTATCCGACTTCGGTGCTGTCGACCGGCTTCGACATCCTGTTCTTCTGGGTGGCCCGGATGGCGATGCTCGGCCTCAAGTTCATGGGCGACGTGCCGTTTCGCCACGTCTACATCCACGCGCTGGTCCGCGACGCCGAGGGCCAGAAGATGTCGAAGTCCAAGGGCAACGTGGTCGATCCCCTTCACGTGATGGACAAGTACGGGACCGACGCGTTCCGGTTCACGCTCGCCGCCCTCGCGGCGCAGGGCCGCGACATCCGCCTGTCCGAGGAGCGCATCGAGGGCTACCGGAACTTCGCCAACAAGATCTGGAACGCGGCCCGGCTGGTGCTGACGAACCTGGAGGGCTACGATCCCGATCTCGCCCGGCGCGGCGCCCCGTCGGTGGCCGACCGCTGGATCGTGAGCCGGCTCACCGAGACCACCGCGCGGGTGCGGAAGGCCATCGACACCTACCGCTTCAACGACGCGGCCTCCGCGGTCTACCAGTTCCTCTGGCACGAGTACTGCGACTGGTATCTGGAGATCGCCAAGCGGAGCCTCTACCAGCCCGAGAGCCCCGCCGCGAGGGCGTGCACCCAGCGCACCCTGGTGGAGACGCTCGAGACCACCCTGCGCCTGCTCCACCCCTTCATGCCGTTCATCTCGGAGGAGCTCTGGCAGCGGCTGCCCCACGAGGGCGACCCGACCGCCGCGCGCTCGATCATGATCGCGCCCTTCCCGAAGGCGTCGCGCAAGGGACGCGATCCGGAGGCGGAGCGTCTCATGGCCCCGGTGCTCGACGTGGTGAGCGCGATCCGTACGGTGCGCAGCGAGAGCCGGATCTCCCCCGCGGTGCAGCTCGAGGTCCTGGTGCGGCCGGGGGGGCCCGAAGTGACGGCGGCGCTCGAGCAGGCCGCGGCGATCATCGGCAGCCTGGCCCGCGCCGGGGTCACGGTGTCCCCCGACGCGACCCGTCCGCCCAGCTCGGCGACCGCCACCACCCCGAGCGGCGACGTGTTCGTGCGGCTGGAGGGCGTGGTCGACTTCGACGCCGAGCGGCAGCGACTGCGCAAGGAGGTGGAGCGGGCGCGCAAGGAGATCGCCTTCCTCGAGGGCAAGCTGGGCCGCGCCGATTTCGTCGAGCGCGCGCCCGCCGAGGTCGTCGAGCGCGAGCGCATCCGCCTGGCCGAGCAGCGCCAGATCGAGCAGAAGCTGACCTCGAGCCTCGCCGCCCTCGAGTAG
- the guaA gene encoding glutamine-hydrolyzing GMP synthase has product MTTQKIAILDFGGQYTQLIARRIRELGVYSEILPCTEPVERVLAGSYTGLVLSGGPSSVYEDDAPLPDKRLLESGIPTLGICYGMQAMGYLMGGHVVPAERREYGKAHLRLLSRAGLLGGVEPEADGLVTVWMSHGDTVLKPPPGFKSLAATDNCPVAAMADPARRLFAVQFHPEVAHTPQGKTVLKNFLDAAGATGDWSMPSFVESAVEGIRRQVGKDAVLCALSGGVDSSVVAALIHRAVGDQLTCLFVDNGLLRKGEVEGVVRTFRDTFKMKLIHVDASKRFIDRLDGVTDPEVKRKTIGAEFIAVFEDEARKLGHIPWLAQGTLYPDVIESVSFKGPSATIKTHHNVGGLPSNMRFKLVEPLRELFKDEVRELGAVLGLPAEIIWRQPFPGPGLAIRVLGEVTEERLALLREADAIVQDEVRQAGLERQVWQAFAVLLPVRTVGVMGDFRTYAQVIALRAVTSQDAMTADWARLPYDLLGRISNRIINEVQGVNRVVYDISSKPPSTIEWE; this is encoded by the coding sequence GTGACGACTCAGAAGATCGCGATCCTCGACTTCGGCGGCCAGTACACCCAGCTGATCGCACGCCGCATTCGGGAGCTGGGCGTCTACTCCGAGATCCTGCCGTGCACCGAGCCGGTCGAGCGAGTGCTCGCCGGAAGCTACACCGGGCTCGTCCTCTCCGGTGGGCCGTCCAGCGTCTACGAGGACGACGCCCCGCTGCCGGACAAGCGCCTGCTGGAGTCCGGGATCCCCACGCTCGGCATCTGCTACGGCATGCAGGCGATGGGATATCTCATGGGCGGCCACGTCGTGCCGGCCGAGCGCCGGGAGTACGGCAAGGCCCACCTGCGGCTGCTGAGTCGCGCCGGATTGCTGGGCGGCGTGGAGCCCGAAGCCGATGGACTCGTGACGGTGTGGATGAGCCACGGCGACACGGTGCTGAAGCCGCCGCCCGGGTTCAAAAGCCTGGCCGCCACCGACAACTGCCCGGTGGCCGCGATGGCCGATCCGGCCCGCCGGCTCTTCGCGGTGCAGTTCCATCCCGAGGTGGCCCACACGCCTCAGGGCAAGACGGTGCTGAAGAACTTCCTCGACGCCGCGGGCGCCACCGGCGACTGGTCCATGCCGTCGTTCGTGGAGTCGGCGGTCGAGGGTATCCGACGGCAGGTCGGGAAGGACGCGGTCCTGTGCGCCCTGTCGGGCGGCGTCGACTCGTCGGTGGTCGCCGCGCTGATCCATCGGGCGGTCGGCGACCAGCTCACGTGCCTGTTCGTCGACAACGGCCTGCTCAGGAAGGGTGAGGTCGAGGGTGTCGTCCGCACGTTCCGGGATACATTCAAGATGAAACTGATCCATGTCGATGCAAGCAAGCGATTCATCGATCGACTCGACGGAGTGACGGACCCGGAGGTCAAGCGGAAGACCATCGGGGCGGAGTTCATCGCGGTGTTCGAGGACGAGGCCCGGAAGCTGGGCCACATCCCGTGGCTGGCCCAGGGCACGCTCTACCCGGACGTCATCGAGTCGGTTTCCTTCAAGGGGCCGTCGGCCACCATCAAGACCCACCACAACGTGGGCGGCCTGCCATCGAACATGCGCTTCAAGCTCGTCGAGCCCCTCCGAGAGCTATTCAAGGACGAGGTGCGCGAGCTAGGCGCGGTCCTGGGCCTGCCGGCCGAGATCATCTGGCGGCAGCCGTTCCCCGGCCCCGGCCTGGCCATCCGCGTCCTCGGCGAGGTGACCGAGGAGCGCCTCGCGCTCCTGCGCGAGGCCGACGCCATCGTGCAGGATGAAGTGCGCCAGGCCGGGCTCGAGCGCCAGGTCTGGCAGGCCTTCGCGGTGCTGCTGCCGGTCCGGACCGTGGGCGTGATGGGCGACTTCCGCACCTACGCCCAGGTCATCGCCCTGCGGGCGGTGACGAGCCAGGACGCCATGACCGCAGACTGGGCGCGCCTGCCCTACGACCTGCTCGGCCGGATCTCGAACCGCATCATCAACGAGGTCCAGGGCGTCAACCGCGTCGTCTACGACATCTCCTCCAAGCCTCCCAGCACCATCGAGTGGGAATGA
- a CDS encoding biotin--[acetyl-CoA-carboxylase] ligase, whose amino-acid sequence MQFGLHALDSVDSTQTEAQRLAAEGAPEGTVVTARHQRAGRGQRGHEWWDEPGESLLVSVLLRPSASPAAAPQLSLVAGLAVADALATAGLTARIRWPNDLLVDDRKVCGILAEAASGRAGAGGAAGLQHVILGIGMNLNQTRFPPALADRATSLRLVTGRVHDRDAMLSALLAQLERRYAMWQTGGFAALRSAWLGHARLPGQIVRLPDGTLGAGEDVRDDGVLLARAADGRLVPVVSGGAAEEVAAHAAGH is encoded by the coding sequence GTGCAGTTCGGGCTCCACGCGCTGGACAGCGTCGACTCCACCCAGACCGAGGCGCAGCGTCTGGCCGCGGAGGGCGCGCCCGAGGGCACCGTGGTCACGGCCCGTCACCAGCGCGCCGGCCGCGGGCAACGCGGCCACGAGTGGTGGGACGAGCCCGGGGAGAGCCTGCTCGTCTCGGTGCTGCTGCGCCCGTCGGCGTCGCCCGCGGCGGCCCCGCAGCTCTCCCTCGTGGCCGGCCTCGCCGTCGCCGACGCCCTCGCGACCGCCGGCCTCACCGCGCGCATCCGGTGGCCCAACGATCTGCTCGTCGACGATCGCAAGGTCTGCGGCATCCTCGCCGAGGCCGCGTCCGGCCGCGCGGGCGCGGGCGGGGCGGCCGGCCTGCAGCACGTGATCCTGGGAATCGGGATGAACCTGAACCAGACGCGGTTTCCGCCGGCGCTGGCCGATCGAGCGACGTCGCTGCGCCTCGTCACCGGGCGCGTCCACGATCGCGACGCGATGCTGAGCGCGCTGCTGGCGCAGCTCGAGCGACGCTACGCGATGTGGCAGACCGGCGGCTTCGCGGCGCTGCGGAGCGCGTGGCTCGGGCACGCGCGGCTGCCGGGGCAGATCGTGCGACTGCCCGACGGCACCCTCGGCGCGGGAGAAGACGTGAGAGACGATGGAGTCCTGCTCGCCCGCGCGGCGGACGGCCGGCTCGTGCCGGTGGTCTCGGGGGGAGCGGCGGAGGAGGTGGCGGCCCATGCTGCTGGTCATTGA
- a CDS encoding type III pantothenate kinase: protein MLLVIDVGNTNTSLGIYEGGQLRASWRLTTRREQTADEWGVFIQTLLATRGIEQHHITGVAISNVVPPIQQALEWMCDRYFGVSPLTVEPGVTADLPLNVDVPREVGADRVVSCVAGVALYGTPLIVVDFGTATRFDCVNRRGEFIGGAIAPGINTAAEALVSRAARLVRVELVRPKDAIGRHTVSNIQSGMIYGWAGLVDGLVERMRREMESDVRVVGTGGLVGQMREVVQCLQFVNPDLKLEGLRILWERAHPTPSA, encoded by the coding sequence ATGCTGCTGGTCATTGACGTCGGCAACACCAACACCTCGCTCGGCATCTACGAGGGAGGACAGCTGCGCGCGTCCTGGCGCCTGACCACGCGGCGCGAGCAGACCGCCGACGAGTGGGGCGTGTTCATCCAGACGCTCCTCGCCACCCGCGGGATCGAGCAGCACCACATCACCGGCGTGGCGATCTCCAACGTGGTGCCGCCGATCCAGCAGGCGCTGGAGTGGATGTGCGACCGCTACTTCGGGGTGAGCCCACTCACCGTGGAGCCGGGGGTCACCGCGGACCTGCCGCTCAACGTGGACGTGCCGCGGGAGGTGGGCGCGGACCGCGTGGTCAGCTGCGTGGCGGGCGTCGCGCTCTACGGCACGCCGCTCATCGTGGTGGACTTCGGCACCGCCACCCGGTTCGACTGCGTGAACCGCCGCGGCGAGTTCATCGGCGGCGCCATCGCCCCCGGCATCAACACCGCGGCGGAGGCGCTCGTCTCGCGCGCGGCGCGGCTGGTGCGCGTGGAGCTGGTGCGGCCGAAGGACGCCATCGGCCGCCATACCGTGAGCAACATCCAGTCGGGGATGATCTACGGGTGGGCCGGGCTGGTGGACGGGCTCGTGGAGCGCATGCGCCGCGAGATGGAGAGCGACGTCCGGGTGGTCGGCACCGGAGGCCTGGTGGGGCAGATGCGTGAGGTGGTGCAGTGCCTCCAGTTCGTCAATCCGGACCTCAAGCTGGAAGGCCTGCGCATCCTCTGGGAGCGTGCGCACCCGACTCCCTCGGCGTGA